The following proteins come from a genomic window of Proteinivorax hydrogeniformans:
- a CDS encoding recombinase family protein, whose amino-acid sequence MAMNRSVTVIPARARNRTGEKQEEKPKLKVAAYCRVSTDSEEQASSYDVQVQHYTSYIEGNTEWEFAGIFADDGISGTNTKKREEFNRMIEACMAGNIDMIITKSISRFARNTLDCLKYIRQLKDKGIAVFFEKENINTMDSKGEIMLTIMASLAQQESQSLSQNVRLGIQHRYQQGEIQVNHNRFLGYTKDENKRLVIESTGAEVVKRIYREYLEGASLLQIARGLEADGILTAANKKKWRPETIKKILQNEKYIGDALLQKTYTVDFLSNKRVVNNGIVPQYYVENSHEPIIPSEIFMQVQEELVRRANLYTGKSGKKRVYSSKYALSSIVYCSECGEIYRRVHWNNRGCRSIVWRCVSRLEEKGSDCSSPTINEEVLKAAVVKAMNEVLSKKETFLAVLKENIVTVLNEGSDKATVGIDEKLEELQKELLRRANSKEKYEDVADEIYRLRELKQSAMVDNAEREGKRKRIAEMAEFIDEQTEELEEYDEQLARRLIEKVTIFEERFKVEFKSGVEIESETQK is encoded by the coding sequence ATGGCAATGAATAGAAGCGTTACGGTTATACCGGCACGTGCCCGAAATCGAACTGGAGAAAAACAAGAAGAAAAACCAAAACTAAAAGTAGCGGCCTATTGTAGAGTATCAACAGATAGTGAAGAGCAAGCATCCAGTTATGATGTGCAGGTACAGCATTACACTTCTTATATTGAAGGGAACACTGAGTGGGAATTTGCTGGAATCTTCGCAGATGACGGGATTTCAGGAACTAACACAAAAAAGCGTGAAGAGTTTAATAGAATGATTGAAGCCTGCATGGCAGGAAACATCGATATGATTATTACCAAGTCCATCAGCCGATTTGCCAGAAATACCCTGGACTGTTTAAAGTACATCCGGCAGCTAAAGGATAAAGGTATTGCTGTATTTTTTGAGAAAGAAAACATCAACACCATGGACTCCAAGGGTGAGATTATGCTGACCATCATGGCTTCGCTGGCCCAGCAAGAGAGCCAATCATTAAGCCAAAACGTGAGGTTGGGTATTCAGCATCGATACCAGCAAGGTGAAATTCAGGTTAACCACAACCGTTTCCTCGGCTATACCAAAGATGAAAACAAGCGTCTGGTTATCGAATCGACAGGAGCAGAGGTGGTAAAGCGTATATACCGAGAATACCTTGAAGGGGCAAGCTTACTTCAAATCGCACGAGGATTGGAAGCGGACGGGATACTGACTGCTGCAAACAAGAAAAAATGGCGACCAGAAACTATTAAGAAAATCTTGCAAAATGAAAAGTACATCGGCGATGCCTTGCTACAAAAAACATATACCGTCGATTTCCTTTCCAATAAGAGAGTTGTCAATAACGGCATTGTTCCACAATACTATGTTGAGAACAGTCACGAGCCCATCATCCCGAGTGAAATTTTTATGCAGGTGCAGGAAGAACTGGTAAGACGTGCCAACCTTTATACAGGAAAGAGTGGAAAAAAGCGAGTTTACAGTAGTAAGTATGCTCTATCCAGCATTGTCTACTGCTCAGAATGCGGTGAGATTTACAGAAGGGTTCATTGGAACAATCGAGGATGCAGGTCAATAGTCTGGAGATGCGTCAGCCGCCTTGAAGAAAAAGGATCCGACTGCTCTTCCCCAACCATTAATGAAGAGGTTCTAAAGGCAGCAGTTGTTAAAGCAATGAACGAAGTGTTAAGCAAAAAAGAAACTTTCCTAGCAGTCTTAAAAGAGAATATTGTCACCGTTTTGAATGAAGGTAGCGACAAAGCCACAGTAGGCATTGATGAAAAACTGGAGGAACTTCAAAAAGAACTATTAAGGCGGGCCAACTCCAAAGAGAAATATGAGGATGTGGCGGACGAGATATACCGCCTTAGAGAATTGAAGCAAAGTGCAATGGTTGACAATGCAGAGCGTGAAGGAAAAAGGAAACGTATCGCTGAGATGGCTGAGTTTATAGATGAGCAAACAGAAGAATTGGAAGAATATGATGAGCAGCTGGCAAGAAGGCTCATTGAGAAAGTGACGATTTTTGAAGAGAGGTTTAAGGTTGAATTTAAGTCCGGAGTTGAGATAGAATCAGAAACTCAAAAATAA